A region from the Arachis ipaensis cultivar K30076 chromosome B01, Araip1.1, whole genome shotgun sequence genome encodes:
- the LOC107620708 gene encoding probable leucine-rich repeat receptor-like protein kinase At5g49770 isoform X3 — translation MGMFLHLLVSLGILLAEIHVISSYTDPQDAAVLRSLKDIWVNTPPNWDKSDDPCGAPWEGVTCNKSRVTSLGLSTMGLKGKLSGDIGGLTELRSLDLSFNKGLKGSLSPEIGDLSNLNILILAGCSFSGSIPDALGNLSQLSFLALNSNNFTGKIPPSLGKLSKLYWLDLADNQLTGPIPVSTSTTPGLDQLLKAKHFHFNKNQLSGTISPKLFSSDMVLIHVLFDGNDLSGAIPETLGLVQTLEVLRLDRNSLTGEVPTNLNNLTNINELNLAHNNLTGSLPDLSHMDTLNYVDLSNNSFDPSEPPVWFSSLPSLTTLVMEFGSLEGPLPSKLFSIPQIQQVKLRNNALNNTLDLGDNICPQLQLVDLQDNQISSVILRSQYKNTLILIGNPVCSVLSNTNYCQLQQQPKQPYSTSLANCAGKSCPPDQKLSPQSCECAYPYEGMLYFRGPLFRELSNVNIFHELEMSLWVKLDLTPGSVSLQNPFFNGDDYLQVQLALFPPSGQYFNRTEVQRIGFDLTNQTYKPPKEFGPYYFIAFPYAFPDSNKGNSLSTGAIIGIAVGSSVLFLSLIALAVYAILQKKRAERAIGLSRPFASWAPSGKDSGGAPQLKGARWFSYDELKKSTSNFSESNELGFGGYGKVYKGVLPDGKIVAIKRAQQGSMQGGLEFKTEIELLSRVHHKNLVGLVGFCFEQGEQMLVYEFMPNGTLRESLSGRSDIHLDWKRRLRIALGSARGLAYLHELANPPIIHRDVKSTNILLDENLTAKVADFGLSKLVSDSEKGHVSTQVKGTLGYLDPEYYMTQQLTEKSDVYSFGVVMLELISSRQPIEKGKYIVREARTAFNRHDEEHYGMRELMDQTLRNTPNLIGFGRFLELTLQCVEESAVDRPTMSEVVKALETILQNDGMNTNSTSASSSATDFGATKGGAMMKHPYIDTSNFAKNKDNVSDNNSAFDYSGGYTISAKVEPK, via the exons ATGGGAATGTTCCTCCATTTGTTGGTGTCTTTGGGAATTTTGTTGGCTGAGATTCATGTCATTTCTTCTTATACTGATCCCCAAGATG CTGCTGTACTTAGATCTTTGAAGGATATATGGGTAAATACACCACCAAATTGGGATAAATCAGATGACCCTTGTGGAGCACCATGGGAAGGAGTTACATGCAACAAATCAAGGGTTACTTCATT GGGACTTTCAACCATGGGCCTCAAAGGTAAACTAAGTGGGGACATTGGTGGACTAACAGAACTTAGATCTTT GGACTTGTCATTCAACAAAGGTTTAAAAGGTTCCCTGTCTCCAGAGATAGGAGACTTAAGCAATCTGAATATTCT CATCTTGGCTGGTTGTAGCTTCAGTGGCAGCATTCCGGATGCATTGGGAAATCTTTCACAGCTATCCTTTCT GGCCTTAAACTCAAACAACTTCACTGGAAAAATACCACCTTCATTGGGTAAACTCTCCAAACTTTATTGGTTAGACTTGGCAGATAATCAACTCACAGGACCTATTCCAGTTTCAACCTCCACCACCCCTGGATTAGACCAACTTCTAAAGGCTAAGCACTT CCATTTCAATAAGAACCAGCTTTCAGGTACCATTTCCCCCAAACTTTTCAGCTCTGACATGGTGCTCATACATGT ATTATTTGATGGAAATGATTTATCTGGTGCTATACCAGAAACATTAGGACTAGTTCAGACACTTGAGGTTCT TCGGCTTGATAGAAATTCCCTGACAGGAGAGGTTCCTACGAATCTCAATAACCTTACAAACATCAATGAATT GAACTTAGCACACAATAATTTGACAGGTTCTTTGCCAGATTTAAGTCACATGGATACCCTCAACTATGT GGATCTTAGTAACAACTCCTTTGATCCCTCTGAACCTCCAGTCTGGTTCTCATCTCTACCATCACTCACCACTCT TGTTATGGAGTTTGGATCCTTGGAAGGTCCTCTTCCATCAAAGCTCTTCAGCATTCCTCAAATTCAGCAAGT GAAACTGAGGAACAATGCATTGAACAATACATTAGACTTAGGTGACAACATTTGTCCACAATTGCAGCTTGTTGATCTTCAAGACAACCAGATTTCCTCAGTAATCCTCCGTTCGCAATACAAGAACACATTGAT CCTTATAGGAAATCCAGTGTGCAGTGTTCTCTCAAACACAAACTACTGCCAACTTCAGCAGCAGCCTAAGCAGCCTTACTCGACAAGCTTGGCGAATTGCGCAGGCAAATCTTGTCCGCCGGATCAAAAGCTTAGCCCTCAAAGCTGTGAATGTGCATACCCTTATGAAGGGATGTTGTACTTCAGAGGACCCTTGTTTAGAGAACTCTCAAATGTTAACATTTTCCATGAACTTGAGATGAGTTTGTGGGTGAAGTTGGACCTAACACCTGGCTCAGTTTCTTTGCAAAACCCTTTCTTCAATGGTGATGATTATCTTCAAGTGCAACTAGCTTTGTTTCCTCCATCAGGACAATATTTCAATAGGACTGAAGTTCAAAGAATTGGGTTTGATTTGACCAACCAAACTTACAAGCCTCCTAAGGAGTTTGGACCTTATTACTTCATTGCATTCCCTTATGCTTTCCCAG ATTCTAACAAAGGAAATTCTCTTAGCACTGGTGCTATTATTGGTATAGCAGTAGGCTCATCAGTTCTGTTTCTGAGCCTGATAGCTTTAGCAGTATATGCAATCCTGCAAAAGAAGCGCGCGGAGCGAGCCATAGGATTAAGCAGACCTTTTG CATCTTGGGCACCAAGTGGAAAGGATAGTGGAGGTGCACCACAATTAAAGGGTGCAAGATGGTTCTCATATGATGAACTGAAAAAGAGCACTAGTAATTTCTCTGAAAGCAATGAGTTAGGATTTGGTGGTTATGGCAAG GTGTACAAAGGGGTGCTTCCTGATGGAAAAATCGTCGCGATCAAGCGAGCTCAGCAAGGATCAATGCAAGGAGGCCTAGAGTTCAAGACTGAAATTGAGTTGCTTTCAAGAGTTCATCACAAGAACCTCGTTGGACTCGTCGGATTTTGCTTCGAACAAGGAGAACAAATGTTGGTCTATGAATTCATGCCTAATGGAACACTTAGAGAGAGTTTGTCAG GAAGATCTGACATTCATCTTGATTGGAAGAGGAGACTTCGAATCGCCCTTGGCTCGGCCAGAGGACTCGCTTACCTTCATGAACTTGCCAACCCTCCAATTATCCACAGAGATGTGAAATCCACTAACATCTTACTAGATGAAAATTTGACAGCAAAGGTTGCAGATTTTGGACTATCTAAGTTAGTATCAGACAGTGAGAAAGGACATGTTTCTACTCAGGTTAAAGGAACATTG GGCTATTTGGACCCGGAATACTACATGACACAACAACTAACTGAAAAAAGTGATGTGTATAGCTTCGGAGTAGTTATGCTAGAGCTCATAAGTTCGAGGCAGCCCATTGAAAAGGGTAAGTACATTGTCCGGGAAGCTCGGACGGCGTTCAACCGGCACGACGAAGAACACTATGGAATGAGAGAACTAATGGATCAAACTTTGAGGAACACACCAAACCTCATTGGGTTTGGTAGGTTCCTAGAGTTGACTTTGCAATGTGTTGAGGAATCAGCCGTTGACCGTCCAACAATGAGTGAGGTTGTTAAGGCACTTGAGACAATCTTGCAAAATGATGGAATGAACACAAACTCAACCTCTGCTTCTTCATCTGCCACTGATTTTGGAGCCACCAAGGGTGGAGCAATGATGAAACATCCTTACATTGATACTTCAAATTTTGCAAAGAATAAGGATAATGTGAGTGACAACAACAGTGCCTTTGACTACAGTGGAGGATACACAATTTCAGCAAAAGTTGAACCAAAATAG